tcactgcaagctccgcctcccgggttcccgccattcccctgcctcagcctcccaagtagctgggactacagatgcccgccaccacgcccagctaattttttgtgtttttagtagagacggggtttcaccttgttagcaaggatggtctcgatctcctgacctcgtgatccgcccgccttggcctcccacagtgctgggattacaggcgtgagccactgcgccggcccattcaacaaatactttctAAGCCCCTGTTGTATGTCCCCGGCATTGTGCAAGGCTCTGAGGATGCAAGGAGTGCCCAGCCCCATAGGGGAGAGAGAATAGACAGTGATCTAAGAAAaggccaggagtgcaagaccagcctgggcaacacagtgacctgtctacaaaaaacaaaaacattaaaatagcCAGGTccggcagggcatggtggctcacgcctgtaatcccatcactttgggaggctgaagtgggtggatcgcctgaggtcagaagttcaagaccagcctggccaatatggcaaaaccccatctctactaaaaatacaaaaaaattagccaggcgtggcggcaggcgcctgtaatcccaactacttaggagactggggcaggagaattgcttaaacccaggaggcagaggttgcagtgagcctgtaccgcaccattgcactccagcctgggcaacagagcaagactctatctcaaaaacagaaacaaaatagcCAGGTCCACCTGGtagcacacgcttgtagtcccagcttccttggaggctaaggcaggaggattgcttgattccaAGAGAGGtcagggctacagtgagccatgatggcaccactgcaatccagcctggatgacagagtgagaccctgtctcttgatTGGGGATGGGGGGATTGGTAGTAGTATTTCTACCAAATGCCTATCGCTGTTGCACCATTATAAAGTCAAACAGTCAAAAGTCTAACCACTGAAAATCGAGACAAACTTAGCTGTTGAAAAGTAGGTTTTGATTTGGGTTTTGCCATTTACTTGTTTTCTGAgaacatatttctaaaaatgtgcTCTTGGTGTCAGTTGGAATGAAGCTGAACTGAGATGACATAACCTTGAACACTTTGTCACTTGCTGCTGGTGGGCCATACCTCGGCTTTAGGTACTGTGTTGGGAAATGTCTTAAGTCGCTGTCTTGTTAAGAAAAGGggtttcttggccgggtgcggtggatcacgaggtcaggagatggagaccatcctggactaacatggtgaaaccccctctctactaaaaaatagaaaaaaatgagccaggcttggtggcggacgcctgtagtctcagctactggggaggctgaagcaggagaatggcgtcaacccaggaggcggagcttgcagtgagcactgcactgcactccagcctgggtgacagagcaagactccgtctcaaaaataaataaataaataaagggggtTTCTTAAGAAATATGTGATCACCTCAGAGCTCCTGCATATATTTTGGGAGTGGGAGTGGAGTGAAGAATTTCACCAACAGTTCAGGGCCTTTCTGGCTTCTGGCCAATCTTGGGAGAGAAGGGGTTTCTTTGTGGACTTGACTCCCTCATCTGGTAGATTCATTGTGTTCACCCACAGCTTCTTGGGCTGTGCTGATTATCTCCGTCTACAGCTGAAAAACGAGGAATCAGGGAATGCGAGTTAGGGAAAGACTGCTATCTCTGGTGTGATGTGGTTTCCAGGCAGAATGCTGGAAAGGTCAGTGTGCCTCCTTTACCATGTAGTTCTCTGGATTGCAGAATGGTACAAACTGTTACTTACGTCCACTTAGGAGTACAGCAATGAAAAAGATGATGCCTGCCTTTTAGAGGCTATTAAATGACCAATGATGGAGTGATAAGGGCCCAGCTACTCTAGGAGGCAACTGTTTTTTCCTCTGTTAATAGGGAAACCAAGCTACAGTTAAGAGACTTGCCCACGTTCAGACTTTGTAACATTTTTTCAAGCCAGTGGCTCCTCCCAAATGGCCAAGGTGTCCCCACCCATTCTCCTGACCTGCCCAGCCTTGTGGTTGCTCTCCAGGGAGCTAAGGCTCTCACCAAACAAACTTGAAGATCTGGCAGACCTAACAGACCTGGCCTTTCCTCTCGGCCTCTGGCTTTCTGTCTCTTTCATCCTCCTCTGCCTTTCCCCTGCCCTTGATCCCTTCTGCAGGTCTTGACTTGTTTCAGGAAACAGGTCCCATCCCATGGACTCCCATTCTGGGGAGCCAGCGCTCCTGCCCTGTGGGACCTGTGACATGGTTTTCTGCTCCTCAGCTCTGTTAGCCACCCACACACAGCGCTTCTGCATTGGCCACCCGACCCAAGAGAAGACATTTGGAGCACAGGCCTCAGTTGCCACTGAACCCCAAGGGGCCGCGGTAAGGGCCTCCATGGCCATGGGTGGGGATTCAAAGGAGCAGGACCTTTATAATTCCTCATCCTCCTACACCCTGTCCCCAGGTTGTGCCACAAGATCTCCAGGGCCTCCCAGACCAGCAGGCCAGTAAATCTGCTCTAAAGAGGTTAACAGAGGAGGTACAGCTGCCTACCTTTCCCCAGGGCTCAAAACGTTGAGCGTCTTCCCCAAACCTGTAGATCATACTTGGGACAGATTCTGCCCACACAGAGATCGCGGATCGCTGTTAcctccaggtgcagtggctgcgGCTATCCCTACAGGAAATGCGGCCCTGGATAACAGAGGTCCCCAGGGTGCTCGCGGGGTCCTGGACACGTTCCGAGGCGCGCCCTCAGAGTCCCATGTCCGAGGCGGTGGGAAGCCCCAGCGAGCGGCTGCGAGCGCTGCTCAGGACTCGCGCGAGGCGCGTGGCGGAGACGGAAGCGCAGAGCTGGGCCCTGCAGCGACGCGGCCAGGGTGAAGGAGATGGGGGGCGGGGACCAAGGACCTCCTCTGCCTTGCTCACGCCGGTTGTGACTCGGCCGGTTCTGACTCGGCCCGCATTCCCTCAGAACTGAGCCGGCGCCTCCAAGGTGTGGCCTGTACGCGGGGCGGGATATCCCGCCTCTTCGGCCTGGAGCAGGAGATTCGAGAACTACGAACTGAGGCCGGTAGGACGCGGGGAGTTCTAGAGGTGTTGGGAGCCCGCATTCAGGAGCTGCAGGCGGAGCCAGGGTGAGACCCCGACGAAGCGGAACCCCAGAACATGCGGCTCCGGGGTGGGAGGGGCCGGCGGGCTGGCTGGAGCTCCGGACCCCTGATGCGTTACCGTCCCCCTGCGTGTCGCCTGACACCCCAGGAACCCGCTGAGCTCCGGGCGAAAGGCAAAACTCTATTCTCCAGTGCTAAAGGCCAACCCGGGAACTCTGGCTGCCGAAATCGGGTGAGGGCCGGGGTCTGGAGATGGGCATGGGACGAAGCGCTGAGCAGTTCTGGAAAGATGGCCTTCCTGTTCCCCATTCCCTAGGGCCCTGCGGGAGGCCTACATTCGAGACGGAGGTCGGGACCCCGGTGTGCTGGGCCAGATATGGCAGTTGCAGGTGCAGGCGTCTGCACTGGAGCTGCAGCGGTCGCAGACCCGCAGAGGTGAGCAGGAGGGCCTCTCGGCAGCGGTGGTCAGTCTTGGGAGGAGAAAAGAACTCGAGGGAGGGTCTGTGGCTGTGGATAGGATGTGAGCTGACAAGTCCAGCCTTATCTGAAGAGCCTTAGCGCTGGAGAGCTGCTTGCAGCTGGACCCGGCCAGCCACCAGAGGTCAAAGGTGACAGGTCACACTTGTTCATTGCAGGAAGGGCAGGTGCCACCTCAGGGGAGCTTCCAGTAGTGGAGGCTGAAAACCGGCGCCTGGAGGCAGAAATCTTGGCCTTGCAAATGCAGCGGAGTCAGGCAGCCTTGGGTCAGTGAGCACCCCAACCCTATCCCATCCCACCTCTCCCCAGCAGGCCTGGCTCAGGCAGCCAGTGCATGGGGAACAAGTCCCGTGTTTATGACTCCCCTAGTCTGCACGTGTGTGTCCCTGTATCCTCAGGGCTCCGCCAACCCATTTGTGGGTATCTCAGCTAATTACCTGCTTTGTCCAACTTAGGGGCACCCTAACTCTTCTTCTGCTCCTAGGGCCCCGGGATCTGCGACTCCTGTGGGGTGCCAGCCTACAACCGAAGGGGAGGAGAGATCCCCCACTCCTCTCACCGCCAGTggcaccaccactgccaccacttcCAGGCTTCACGGAGGTTCGGTTCCTGGGTGGGGGAAAGGCTGTGAAGACACTGGGTGGAGGGGGGAATAGGTTGCGGGCAGCTCTGCTCTGAGCAGTTGGGGGAACTTGGGCAGCTAAAAGGCCTTCTGGAGGAGTCAACTATCTTCCCCACAGCCACAGCTTCCTGGAACAATGACCAGAAACCTGGGCCTGGACCCACACTTCCTCCAACCCACATCGGACGTGCTGGGCCCTGCACCCTACGATCCTGGGTGAGGCCCATGCCACTTTTCACATCCTCTGTGACTTGGCCAGCACTGCTGGTTAAGGGAGCCCACTAGGGCCAGATAGGGTTAGGAACCTGCCTGAGAGGAGAGAGGTTGAAAGGAGTTGGGTGTTTCTGTGCTAAGACTTGTGTTCCCCAGGGCTGGCCTGGTCATTTTCTATGATTTCCTGCGGGGCCTTGAGGCTTCCTGGATTTGGGTGCAACTAAGGACTGACTTGGCACGCGACG
This DNA window, taken from Macaca mulatta isolate MMU2019108-1 chromosome 1, T2T-MMU8v2.0, whole genome shotgun sequence, encodes the following:
- the CCDC17 gene encoding coiled-coil domain-containing protein 17 isoform X5, with the protein product MDSHSGEPALLPCGTCDMVFCSSALLATHTQRFCIGHPTQEKTFGAQASVATEPQGAAVVPQDLQGLPDQQASKSALKRLTEEEMRPWITEVPRVLAGSWTRSEARPQSPMSEAVGSPSERLRALLRTRARRVAETEAQSWALQRRGQELSRRLQGVACTRGGISRLFGLEQEIRELRTEAGRTRGVLEVLGARIQELQAEPGNPLSSGRKAKLYSPVLKANPGTLAAEIGALREAYIRDGGRDPGVLGQIWQLQVQASALELQRSQTRRGRAGATSGELPVVEAENRRLEAEILALQMQRSQAALGPRDLRLLWGASLQPKGRRDPPLLSPPVAPPLPPLPGFTEPQLPGTMTRNLGLDPHFLQPTSDVLGPAPYDPGAGLVIFYDFLRGLEASWIWVQLRTDLARDGQDTGGTTALPPAICLPPPPAPGPMGNCAILASRQPVPRLPPSPSVSLVCELQVWQGLAWARAPQPKAWVSLGLFDQDQRVLSGRWRLPLRALPLDPSLSLRQLNGIPQAGQAELFLRLVNARDAAVQTLAEINPASAHEYQYPPLVSSTSSPEANFLTPTSGFADPPPRTEEPLSGVKDRDEGLGPHHSSDLPPVSF
- the CCDC17 gene encoding coiled-coil domain-containing protein 17 isoform X1, which codes for MDSHSGEPALLPCGTCDMVFCSSALLATHTQRFCIGHPTQEKTFGAQASVATEPQGAAVVPQDLQGLPDQQASKSALKRLTEEVQWLRLSLQEMRPWITEVPRVLAGSWTRSEARPQSPMSEAVGSPSERLRALLRTRARRVAETEAQSWALQRRGQELSRRLQGVACTRGGISRLFGLEQEIRELRTEAGRTRGVLEVLGARIQELQAEPGNPLSSGRKAKLYSPVLKANPGTLAAEIGALREAYIRDGGRDPGVLGQIWQLQVQASALELQRSQTRRGRAGATSGELPVVEAENRRLEAEILALQMQRSQAALGPRDLRLLWGASLQPKGRRDPPLLSPPVAPPLPPLPGFTEPQLPGTMTRNLGLDPHFLQPTSDVLGPAPYDPGAGLVIFYDFLRGLEASWIWVQLRTDLARDGQDTGGTTALPPAICLPPPPAPGPMGNCAILASRQPVPRLPPSPSVSLVCELQVWQGLAWARAPQPKAWVSLGLFDQDQRVLSGRWRLPLRALPLDPSLSLRQLNGIPQVSVVGGDWAYSKVQVQYHFISPQAGQAELFLRLVNARDAAVQTLAEINPASAHEYQYPPLVRAQLQLGTPQLPIPVWPAFIDHCMPVITNAFLFDPHISMKSYYVTDKEIKAGPG
- the CCDC17 gene encoding coiled-coil domain-containing protein 17 isoform X4, whose amino-acid sequence is MDSHSGEPALLPCGTCDMVFCSSALLATHTQRFCIGHPTQEKTFGAQASVATEPQGAAVVPQDLQGLPDQQASKSALKRLTEEVQWLRLSLQEMRPWITEVPRVLAGSWTRSEARPQSPMSEAVGSPSERLRALLRTRARRVAETEAQSWALQRRGQELSRRLQGVACTRGGISRLFGLEQEIRELRTEAGRTRGVLEVLGARIQELQAEPGNPLSSGRKAKLYSPVLKANPGTLAAEIGALREAYIRDGGRDPGVLGQIWQLQVQASALELQRSQTRRGRAGATSGELPVVEAENRRLEAEILALQMQRSQAALGPRDLRLLWGASLQPKGRRDPPLLSPPVAPPLPPLPGFTEPQLPGTMTRNLGLDPHFLQPTSDVLGPAPYDPGAGLVIFYDFLRGLEASWIWVQLRTDLARDGQDTGGTTALPPAICLPPPPAPGPMGNCAILASRQPVPRLPPSPSVSLVCELQVWQGLAWARAPQPKAWVSLGLFDQDQRVLSGRWRLPLRALPLDPSLSLRQLNGIPQAGQAELFLRLVNARDAAVQTLAEINPASAHEYQYPPLVSSTSSPEANFLTPTSGFADPPPRTEEPLSGVKDRDEGLGPHHSSDLPPVSF
- the CCDC17 gene encoding coiled-coil domain-containing protein 17 isoform X6; its protein translation is MDSHSGEPALLPCGTCDMVFCSSALLATHTQRFCIGHPTQEKTFGAQASVATEPQGAAVVPQDLQGLPDQQASKSALKRLTEEVQWLRLSLQEMRPWITEVPRVLAGSWTRSEARPQSPMSEAVGSPSERLRALLRTRARRVAETEAQSWALQRRGQELSRRLQGVACTRGGISRLFGLEQEIRELRTEAGRTRGVLEVLGARIQELQAEPGNPLSSGRKAKLYSPVLKANPGTLAAEIGALREAYIRDGGRDPGVLGQIWQLQVQASALELQRSQTRRGRAGATSGELPVVEAENRRLEAEILALQMQRSQAALGPRDLRLLWGASLQPKGRRDPPLLSPPVAPPLPPLPGFTEPQLPGTMTRNLGLDPHFLQPTSDVLGPAPYDPGLPPSPSVSLVCELQVWQGLAWARAPQPKAWVSLGLFDQDQRVLSGRWRLPLRALPLDPSLSLRQLNGIPQVSVVGGDWAYSKVQVQYHFISPQAGQAELFLRLVNARDAAVQTLAEINPASAHEYQYPPLVRAQLQLGTPQLPIPVWPAFIDHCMPVITNAFLFDPHISMKSYYVTDKEIKAGPG
- the CCDC17 gene encoding coiled-coil domain-containing protein 17 isoform X8 — translated: MDSHSGEPALLPCGTCDMVFCSSALLATHTQRFCIGHPTQEKTFGAQASVATEPQGAAVVPQDLQGLPDQQASKSALKRLTEEVQWLRLSLQEMRPWITEVPRVLAGSWTRSEARPQSPMSEAVGSPSERLRALLRTRARRVAETEAQSWALQRRGQELSRRLQGVACTRGGISRLFGLEQEIRELRTEAGRTRGVLEVLGARIQELQAEPGNPLSSGRKAKLYSPVLKANPGTLAAEIGALREAYIRDGGRDPGVLGQIWQLQVQASALELQRSQTRRGRAGATSGELPVVEAENRRLEAEILALQMQRSQAALGPRDLRLLWGASLQPKGRRDPPLLSPPVAPPLPPLPGFTEPQLPGTMTRNLGLDPHFLQPTSDVLGPAPYDPGLPPSPSVSLVCELQVWQGLAWARAPQPKAWVSLGLFDQDQRVLSGRWRLPLRALPLDPSLSLRQLNGIPQAGQAELFLRLVNARDAAVQTLAEINPASAHEYQYPPLVSSTSSPEANFLTPTSGFADPPPRTEEPLSGVKDRDEGLGPHHSSDLPPVSF
- the CCDC17 gene encoding coiled-coil domain-containing protein 17 isoform X2, with the translated sequence MDSHSGEPALLPCGTCDMVFCSSALLATHTQRFCIGHPTQEKTFGAQASVATEPQGAAVVPQDLQGLPDQQASKSALKRLTEEVQWLRLSLQEMRPWITEVPRVLAGSWTRSEARPQSPMSEAVGSPSERLRALLRTRARRVAETEAQSWALQRRGQELSRRLQGVACTRGGISRLFGLEQEIRELRTEAGRTRGVLEVLGARIQELQAEPGNPLSSGRKAKLYSPVLKANPGTLAAEIGALREAYIRDGGRDPGVLGQIWQLQVQASALELQRSQTRRGRAGATSGELPVVEAENRRLEAEILALQMQRSQAALGPRDLRLLWGASLQPKGRRDPPLLSPPVAPPLPPLPGFTEPQLPGTMTRNLGLDPHFLQPTSDVLGPAPYDPGAGLVIFYDFLRGLEASWIWVQLRTDLARDGQDTGGTTALPPAICLPPPPAPGPMGNCAILASRQPVPRLPPSPSVSLVCELQVWQGLAWARAPQPKAWVSLGLFDQDQRVLSGRWRLPLRALPLDPSLSLRQLNGIPQVSVVGGDWAYSKVQVQYHFISPQAGQAELFLRLVNARDAAVQTLAEINPASAHEYQYPPLVSSTSSPEANFLTPTSGFADPPPRTEEPLSGVKDRDEGLGPHHSSDLPPVSF
- the CCDC17 gene encoding coiled-coil domain-containing protein 17 isoform X3, yielding MDSHSGEPALLPCGTCDMVFCSSALLATHTQRFCIGHPTQEKTFGAQASVATEPQGAAVVPQDLQGLPDQQASKSALKRLTEEVQWLRLSLQEMRPWITEVPRVLAGSWTRSEARPQSPMSEAVGSPSERLRALLRTRARRVAETEAQSWALQRRGQELSRRLQGVACTRGGISRLFGLEQEIRELRTEAGRTRGVLEVLGARIQELQAEPGNPLSSGRKAKLYSPVLKANPGTLAAEIGALREAYIRDGGRDPGVLGQIWQLQVQASALELQRSQTRRGRAGATSGELPVVEAENRRLEAEILALQMQRSQAALGPRDLRLLWGASLQPKGRRDPPLLSPPVAPPLPPLPGFTEPQLPGTMTRNLGLDPHFLQPTSDVLGPAPYDPGAGLVIFYDFLRGLEASWIWVQLRTDLARDGQDTGGTTALPPAICLPPPPAPGPMGNCAILASRQPVPRLPPSPSVSLVCELQVWQGLAWARAPQPKAWVSLGLFDQDQRVLSGRWRLPLRALPLDPSLSLRQLNGIPQAGQAELFLRLVNARDAAVQTLAEINPASAHEYQYPPLVRAQLQLGTPQLPIPVWPAFIDHCMPVITNAFLFDPHISMKSYYVTDKEIKAGPG
- the CCDC17 gene encoding coiled-coil domain-containing protein 17 isoform X7 gives rise to the protein MRPWITEVPRVLAGSWTRSEARPQSPMSEAVGSPSERLRALLRTRARRVAETEAQSWALQRRGQELSRRLQGVACTRGGISRLFGLEQEIRELRTEAGRTRGVLEVLGARIQELQAEPGNPLSSGRKAKLYSPVLKANPGTLAAEIGALREAYIRDGGRDPGVLGQIWQLQVQASALELQRSQTRRGRAGATSGELPVVEAENRRLEAEILALQMQRSQAALGPRDLRLLWGASLQPKGRRDPPLLSPPVAPPLPPLPGFTEPQLPGTMTRNLGLDPHFLQPTSDVLGPAPYDPGAGLVIFYDFLRGLEASWIWVQLRTDLARDGQDTGGTTALPPAICLPPPPAPGPMGNCAILASRQPVPRLPPSPSVSLVCELQVWQGLAWARAPQPKAWVSLGLFDQDQRVLSGRWRLPLRALPLDPSLSLRQLNGIPQVSVVGGDWAYSKVQVQYHFISPQAGQAELFLRLVNARDAAVQTLAEINPASAHEYQYPPLVRAQLQLGTPQLPIPVWPAFIDHCMPVITNAFLFDPHISMKSYYVTDKEIKAGPG